In Oryza sativa Japonica Group chromosome 11, ASM3414082v1, the following are encoded in one genomic region:
- the LOC136354239 gene encoding disease resistance protein PIK5-NP-like, with protein sequence MHHILRQIARERNFATFLSENILISCKEPIHRLSFHCSKLRISIDKGDIQIISDSGDSNQKPKSLSLARSITLCGYAKPVSFKLLEHLHVLDLEGCWNVDNSTLDDICRMILLQYLSLKKTRITVLPPQIENLRCLKTLAVTQTGIAELPLQIGKLPDLETLDVRHTQVKEIPKELVQLPKLVCLLFGQSGFHGGVKFPVGGNPSKSLKVLGSIDSTQCSASFMGELSSLTGLTKLSVVCYDGTKDMEWNLRMMNSMFKFSNLESLTIYGDFILGNEVPALQNPPKLQKLKLAGRCLSVPGWIDKFSDVTLLDIRVCSLEESDMKILCKMSSLQRLVLTQVHMPIKQLEITKEASFSKLNGFTFDCRVPWVTFKEEAMPSLQYLELKLYAGPAGKIPSGITCLPCLTKVILRYLVHYQSSASVQDTISKMRKESSEHPNMIVLSQNGEHEIFPQNAVSRNGELEIVPVNAVDGMHQD encoded by the coding sequence ATGCACCACATTCTTAGGCAGATAGCACGAGAAAGGAATTTTGCTACCTTCCTATCGGAAAATATTTTGATATCATGCAAGGAGCCTATCCATCGCCTCTCATTTCACTGTTCTAAGTTAAGAATTTCGATTGATAAAGGTGATATTCAGATTATTTCGGATTCAGGAGATTCAAATCAAAAACCTAAGAGTCTATCGCTTGCTCGCTCCATAACTCTATGTGGTTATGCAAAGCCAGTTTCTTTTAAGCTTTTGGAGCACCTGCACGTGTTAGATCTGGAAGGTTGCTGGAATGTGGACAACTCTACTTTGGATGATATATGCCGCATGATCCTGCTGCAGTACTTAAGTCTCAAGAAAACACGAATAACTGTGCTACCTCCACAGATTGAGAATCTAAGATGTCTCAAGACACTGGCTGTAACCCAAACTGGAATCGCAGAACTCCCACTGCAAATTGGGAAGTTGCCTGATTTGGAGACTCTGGATGTAAGGCATACACAGGTCAAAGAGATACCGAAGGAACTTGTTCAACTTCCTAAATTGGTGTGTTTGCTTTTTGGTCAAAGTGGTTTTCACGGTGGAGTTAAGTTCCCTGTGGGAGGTAATCCTTCAAAGTCACTAAAGGTGCTGGGTTCCATCGATTCAACACAATGCTCAGCAAGTTTCATGGGGGAGCTTAGTAGTTTGACAGGGCTGACGAAGCTTTCAGTAGTGTGCTATGACGGGACCAAGGACATGGAGTGGAATCTTCGTATGATGAATTCTATGTTCAAATTTAGCAATCTTGAATCCCTGACAATTTATGGTGATTTCATTTTGGGCAACGAAGTTCCTGCACTCCAGAATCCTCCTAAACTTCAGAAGTTGAAGTTGGCCGGAAGATGTTTGAGTGTTCCTGGTTGGATTGATAAATTCAGCGATGTTACCCTTCTAGATATCAGGGTTTGCAGCCTAGAAGAGAGTGATATGAAGATACTTTGCAAGATGAGCTCCCTGCAGAGACTTGTGTTAACACAGGTTCACATGCCAATAAAACAACTAGAAATCACAAAGGAAGCAAGTTTCAGCAAACTAAATGGTTTCACATTTGATTGCCGTGTGCCTTGGGTAACCTTTAAAGAAGAAGCTATGCCAAGTCTGCAATACCTCGAACTGAAGCTTTATGCTGGCCCAGCGGGTAAAATTCCTTCAGGTATTACATGCCTACCATGTCTCACAAAGGTTATCCTCCGGTACTTGGTACATTACCAAAGCAGTGCTAGTGTACAGGATACAATTTctaaaatgagaaaagaaagcaGTGAGCATCCCAATATGATCGTGCTTTCTCAAAATGGTGAGCATGAGATTTTCCCACAAAATGCTGTTTCTCGAAATGGCGAACTCGAGATTGTCCCGGTCAATGCTGTTGATGGCATGCATCAGGATTAG
- the LOC4351148 gene encoding disease resistance protein RGA5-like, translating to MSEAIALAMSKIETCVETGASFNNAMSKLSKKDKVVKELLEKIKQIQEQLDITNDFIQNHIGTANLGDPLDESWIATVRRLAFIVEDVMEKYLYYAHQLQEEGSQKHPVKRSSYVDVFKKVGQLMDKINNRIGHLLSIREQSKLAPQLVPHSPYPDSEGQPELIGTNGPINVLLKFLKHGEDGAVLQLKVLSMLGIGGIGKTALASKVYRMLREEFQSHAFVTVSKMPDMTRVLFDILDQIGLRKYPASLNENQVITQIGQDLKDKSYLIVIDDLWDMQHWKTIKDALPDVNCGSRLIVITRLNNIAKTCSSGQNNLTYKVMPLAHHDSRTLFLKEILGHEGSCLDAPVFDEILKMFGGMPSALKCIGSFLRNKSVTTESQKINMSSLYSELENFPSWKKLKIALFLSCCGPSQTLEACSLYLSTLPDNHKIERDILTRKWISEGIILKDDELSINGVVNNCFEELINRNVIQQVDNSFGE from the exons ATGTCTGAAGCGATAGCCCTTGCGATGTCAAAGATTGAAACCTGTGTAGAGACTGGAGCTTCATTCAACAACGCAATGTCCAAGCTATCTAAAAAGGATAAGGTTGTGAAGGAATTGCTGGAAAAGATCAAACAAATACAGGAGCAATTGGATATCACCAATGATTTCATCCAAAATCACATAGGCACAGCCAACCTTGGTGACCCATTAGATGAGAGTTGGATTGCCACAGTGAGGAGGCTGGCCTTCATTGTTGAGGATGTAATGGAGAAGTACTTGTATTATGCTCATCAACTGCAGGAAGAGGGGTCACAGAAGCACCCTGTCAAAAGGTCAAGCTATGTCGATGTTTTCAAAAAAGTTGGTCAGTTGATGGACAAGATAAATAATCGCATTGGGCACCTTTTAAGCATCAGAGAGCAGAGTAAGCTTGCACCGCAGCTTGTTCCTCACTCACCATACCCCGATTCAGAGGGCCAACCGGAGCTCATTGGTACCAATGGCCCAATTAATGTACTACTGAAATTTCTGAAGCATGGTGAGGACGGAGCTGTGCTGCAACTCAAGGTTCTATCTATGCTTGGAATTGGTGGAATTGGTAAAACCGCACTTGCATCCAAGGTGTATCGAATGCTTCGAGAAGAATTTCAGAGCCATGCTTTTGTGACAGTGTCCAAGATGCCTGATATGACAAGGGTCTTATTTGATATATTGGACCAAATTGGCCTGCGGAAGTATCCAGCTAGTTTGAACGAGAATCAAGTCATTACTCAAATTGGACAAGACCTAAAGGATAAGAG CTATCTCATTGTAATTGATGATTTATGGGATATGCAACATTGGAAGACTATCAAGGATGCCTTGCCTGATGTCAATTGTGGTAGCAGATTGATAGTTATAACTCGTCTAAACAACATAGCCAAAACATGTAGCTCTGGCCAGAATAATTTGACGTATAAGGTCATGCCTCTTGCTCACCATGACTCCAGAACATTGTTTCTCAAGGAAATTTTGGGCCATGAGGGCAGTTGCTTGGATGCACCAGTTTTTGATGAAATTTTGAAAATGTTTGGTGGTATGCCTTCAGCACTAAAATGTATTGGCTCATTTCTGCGCAACAAATCAGTCACAACTGAGTCTCAGAAGATCAATATGAGTTCTTTGTATTCTGAACTTGAGAATTTTCCTAGCTGGAAGAAATTGAAAATTGCTCTTTTCCTCAGTTGCTGTGGTCCTTCCCAAACTCTGGAGGCTTGCTCGTTGTACTTAAGTACATTACCAGACAATCATAAGATCGAGAGAGATATTTTGACTAGGAAATGGATTTCTGAAGGAATTATCCTTAAAGATGATGAGCTTAGTATTAACGGAGTGGTGAATAATTGCTTTGAGGAACTAATCAATAGGAATGTGATTCAGCAAGTGGACAATAGTTTTGGGGAGTAA